A genomic stretch from Shewanella woodyi ATCC 51908 includes:
- a CDS encoding TIGR01621 family pseudouridine synthase yields MYQIVADETDFIVIAKSHNVHFHSQDGSAGVMAKLEQDLGVKLFSVHRLDTLTSGLLLFAKSSQAAAEFTRLFTEHRVQKYYLALAKGKPKKKQGSIIGDMAKSRRSMYKLMRTMDNPAKTQFFSQSVAEGLRLYLLKPLSGKTHQLRVALASIGVPILGDTLYGGEESDRGYLHAFSLHFIFSGKEYQYINYPSEGVSFTALNTIKQLQMWSEPEKLDWPKQK; encoded by the coding sequence ATGTACCAGATAGTTGCCGATGAAACCGATTTTATCGTGATCGCTAAGTCCCATAATGTTCATTTTCATAGTCAAGATGGTAGTGCTGGTGTGATGGCGAAGCTTGAGCAAGATTTAGGGGTTAAACTCTTTTCTGTGCATAGACTAGATACCTTGACGTCGGGGCTTTTGTTGTTTGCTAAGTCGAGTCAAGCAGCTGCTGAGTTTACCCGTTTGTTTACTGAGCATAGAGTACAGAAGTATTATCTAGCTTTAGCGAAAGGAAAGCCAAAGAAGAAGCAAGGCTCGATTATTGGTGATATGGCTAAGTCTCGCCGTAGCATGTATAAATTGATGAGAACTATGGATAATCCGGCTAAAACGCAGTTCTTCTCTCAGTCGGTGGCAGAGGGGCTACGTCTGTATCTGCTAAAGCCGTTAAGTGGCAAGACTCACCAGTTAAGAGTTGCACTTGCGAGTATAGGTGTGCCTATTTTAGGTGATACACTTTATGGTGGTGAGGAGTCGGACAGAGGCTACTTGCACGCCTTTAGTTTGCACTTTATTTTTAGCGGTAAAGAGTATCAATACATCAATTACCCTAGTGAGGGAGTGAGTTTTACTGCCCTTAATACAATAAAGCAGTTGCAAATGTGGTCAGAGCCTGAGAAGTTAGATTGGCCTAAACAGAAATAA
- a CDS encoding PepSY domain-containing protein, whose amino-acid sequence MARWLVGLVLFSSVGFSAPTWAEKSVLELLSDRQNLSPQSLMLKIEKQYSGVICEFEIDVENGELIYEVSIIDTQRETITEFEFKAKDGHLINQKVETLEADDKDGLKAVNLMEDIGQSFYSLVHKAMDGRHGHILEAQIDHDLGISYLEIKLIDETGKHRLAFDIQNQRPLPLLTWD is encoded by the coding sequence ATGGCGCGTTGGTTAGTGGGTTTAGTGCTTTTTTCAAGTGTAGGTTTTTCAGCACCAACTTGGGCTGAAAAATCGGTACTAGAGCTGCTGTCAGATCGACAAAACCTCTCTCCTCAGTCCCTTATGCTCAAAATCGAGAAGCAATACTCAGGTGTTATCTGTGAATTTGAGATCGATGTTGAGAACGGTGAGTTGATCTACGAGGTGTCGATTATCGATACCCAAAGAGAGACGATCACCGAGTTTGAATTTAAAGCTAAAGACGGTCACCTAATCAACCAAAAGGTGGAAACCTTAGAGGCTGATGATAAAGACGGTCTTAAGGCTGTTAACCTGATGGAAGATATCGGACAGAGTTTCTACTCCTTAGTCCACAAGGCGATGGACGGTCGTCATGGTCATATCTTAGAAGCCCAAATCGATCATGATCTTGGGATCAGTTACCTTGAGATTAAACTTATCGACGAAACTGGCAAGCACAGGCTGGCCTTCGATATTCAAAATCAACGCCCATTGCCGCTGCTAACCTGGGATTAA
- a CDS encoding ABC transporter ATP-binding protein, with the protein MPQDVGDLYCQIKQDKQIRLDAEFVCKAGEVLAVVGPSGGGKSTLLRMIAGLNHPESGVIRYGDRDWFNDGDKIHLTPQQRHLGYVPQHFGLFPNLTALGNVVAALDHIPKAEREPRAKEWLERVNLHGLPDRLPANLSGGQRQRVALARALAREPSVLLLDEPFSAVDRETRERLYLELARLKSQLSIPVIMVTHDLNEALLLADNMILISQGKMLQQGIPHEVLTRPRTEAVAKQMGLRNIFDAYVIAQEEERQITWLKFGEHLIASTYFDSLEVGAKVRWVIPNQGIRFNSIKQGRLCRSFNKLEITIDSMLTMGETVRLIASVKGVKHQLHAEVPLHYSNKIGLVVGVVTEVAFKSELIHILEP; encoded by the coding sequence ATGCCTCAAGACGTCGGTGATCTCTATTGTCAGATCAAACAAGATAAACAGATCCGTCTAGATGCCGAGTTTGTCTGTAAGGCGGGTGAAGTACTGGCTGTGGTTGGCCCTTCCGGTGGCGGTAAATCAACGCTACTGCGTATGATTGCCGGTTTGAATCATCCAGAATCTGGTGTGATCCGCTATGGTGACAGGGATTGGTTTAACGATGGAGATAAAATTCATCTTACGCCTCAGCAGCGTCACCTAGGCTATGTGCCACAACATTTCGGTCTATTTCCCAATCTGACCGCCTTAGGTAATGTTGTTGCTGCACTTGATCATATTCCGAAAGCTGAGCGTGAGCCCAGAGCGAAAGAGTGGCTAGAGCGAGTTAATCTTCATGGTTTGCCCGACCGCTTGCCCGCTAATCTTTCAGGTGGCCAGAGACAGAGGGTGGCTCTGGCTAGAGCTCTAGCTCGTGAACCCTCAGTCTTGCTACTTGATGAGCCATTTTCTGCGGTGGATAGGGAGACCCGTGAGCGTCTCTATCTAGAGCTTGCTCGCCTTAAATCTCAGCTCTCTATTCCTGTGATCATGGTGACTCACGATCTCAATGAAGCACTACTGCTCGCCGATAATATGATCTTAATTAGCCAAGGTAAGATGCTTCAGCAGGGGATCCCCCATGAAGTGCTGACTAGGCCGCGCACCGAAGCTGTGGCGAAACAGATGGGTCTGAGAAATATCTTCGATGCTTACGTTATCGCCCAAGAGGAGGAGCGTCAGATCACTTGGTTGAAGTTTGGTGAGCATCTGATAGCTAGTACTTATTTTGATAGCTTAGAGGTCGGCGCCAAAGTGCGTTGGGTTATCCCTAATCAGGGGATACGTTTTAACTCTATTAAGCAGGGGCGTCTTTGTCGCAGCTTTAATAAGCTAGAGATCACTATAGATTCCATGTTAACCATGGGAGAGACAGTTCGCTTGATTGCCAGTGTTAAAGGGGTTAAACATCAGTTACATGCTGAGGTTCCTCTGCATTACTCTAATAAAATTGGCTTAGTGGTTGGTGTGGTGACAGAGGTCGCGTTTAAGTCTGAGCTGATCCATATTTTAGAACCTTAA
- a CDS encoding NirD/YgiW/YdeI family stress tolerance protein: MSKALAGSIILSCVLTLPAFAAYNGPGVETLVKSAKDASHATDDTPVELTGYLVKSLGDEKYLFRDQSGDVEVEIDNALWRNIEVNSDTKVTLKGEVDDEWQGIEIEIDSLKLVAQ, translated from the coding sequence ATGTCTAAAGCATTAGCTGGTTCAATTATTTTATCATGCGTATTAACTCTGCCAGCATTCGCTGCATACAATGGCCCTGGCGTCGAAACCTTAGTTAAGAGTGCGAAAGATGCAAGTCACGCGACCGATGATACCCCTGTTGAGTTGACTGGATACCTAGTTAAGAGCTTAGGTGATGAGAAGTACCTTTTCCGCGATCAGTCTGGTGATGTTGAAGTGGAAATAGATAATGCACTTTGGCGTAATATCGAGGTCAACAGTGATACTAAAGTGACTCTTAAAGGCGAAGTTGATGATGAGTGGCAAGGTATTGAGATTGAGATCGATAGCTTAAAGCTAGTGGCTCAATAA
- the modB gene encoding molybdate ABC transporter permease subunit: MDWQALLLSVKLSSVTVLILIPFAIFVSRFLAYRQFRGKSWVEALIMVPLVLPPTVIGYYLLVGLGSQSWLGQTLESLFGHQLVFNFSGLVIASILVNIPFAIQPIQRSFEAVPEDVCDAAACCGMSRLKVLFKIELPMVWPGVLTALVLCFSHVLGEFGVVLMMGGNIAGETKTIAISIYDSVQAFDFASAGQMSLVLLIFAVTVLAFTTSLSRRMGAGHASRRR, encoded by the coding sequence ATGGATTGGCAAGCCCTACTTCTATCGGTCAAGCTCAGTAGCGTTACTGTGCTTATCTTGATCCCTTTTGCTATTTTTGTGAGCCGCTTTCTAGCCTATCGACAATTCAGAGGTAAATCTTGGGTTGAAGCGCTGATCATGGTGCCTTTAGTGCTGCCACCGACTGTGATTGGTTATTACCTTTTAGTAGGGCTGGGAAGCCAATCTTGGCTTGGTCAGACGCTAGAGAGTCTGTTTGGTCACCAGTTGGTATTTAACTTCTCTGGCCTAGTTATCGCCTCTATTTTGGTGAATATCCCCTTTGCCATTCAGCCTATTCAGCGCTCATTTGAAGCTGTACCCGAAGATGTTTGTGACGCAGCAGCCTGTTGCGGCATGAGCCGGCTCAAGGTGCTTTTTAAAATTGAGCTGCCTATGGTGTGGCCAGGCGTGTTAACCGCTTTGGTACTCTGCTTCTCCCATGTATTAGGTGAGTTTGGTGTGGTTTTGATGATGGGCGGTAATATTGCGGGAGAGACCAAGACCATAGCAATCTCCATCTATGACAGTGTACAGGCCTTCGATTTTGCCAGCGCAGGGCAGATGTCATTGGTATTACTTATTTTTGCGGTTACGGTACTGGCATTTACAACCAGTCTGTCTAGACGTATGGGAGCAGGACATGCCTCAAGACGTCGGTGA
- the modA gene encoding molybdate ABC transporter substrate-binding protein, with product MIRLKRGLGLALASIILVFGLSVMQAKAADVPAIAAASNIKFALDELSSAFTQDTGLKVRLSYGSSGNFVAQIKHGAPFQMFLSADERYIEQLAKSGGTLDDGVLYAVGRLAIAAPKNSPLQLDPELKGLKRLIDSGELKRFAIANPDHAPYGERARFLLKGFGLWESITPALIYGENVSQAAQFAVSGSTQGGIIALSLAIAPQFQKLGRYKALPESLHEPIYQRMVLLNSAGSTAKAFYQYLQTDKARQVFSDFGFGLPPGVAKGE from the coding sequence ATGATTCGATTGAAGAGGGGATTAGGGCTGGCATTAGCTAGCATAATCTTAGTTTTTGGGCTTAGTGTGATGCAGGCAAAAGCGGCGGATGTACCTGCTATTGCTGCTGCATCAAATATTAAGTTTGCCCTCGATGAGCTGTCTTCTGCGTTTACCCAAGACACAGGTCTTAAGGTGCGTCTCTCTTACGGATCATCGGGTAACTTTGTTGCTCAGATAAAACATGGCGCTCCTTTTCAGATGTTTCTGTCGGCGGATGAGAGATATATTGAGCAGTTGGCTAAGTCTGGCGGAACGCTCGATGATGGCGTACTTTATGCTGTTGGCAGACTCGCGATAGCTGCGCCAAAAAACTCTCCACTTCAGTTAGATCCTGAGTTAAAAGGATTAAAGCGCTTAATCGATAGCGGTGAGCTAAAACGTTTTGCTATTGCAAATCCAGATCATGCTCCCTATGGAGAGCGGGCTCGCTTCTTGCTAAAAGGGTTTGGTCTTTGGGAGTCTATTACCCCTGCTCTTATCTACGGCGAGAATGTATCGCAAGCTGCACAGTTTGCCGTGAGCGGCTCGACTCAGGGCGGTATTATCGCGCTTTCGCTCGCAATAGCGCCACAATTTCAGAAGTTGGGACGCTATAAGGCTCTGCCAGAGTCACTGCATGAACCTATCTATCAACGTATGGTGCTGCTAAACAGTGCTGGATCAACAGCGAAGGCCTTCTATCAATACCTGCAAACCGACAAAGCGCGCCAAGTTTTCAGTGATTTTGGCTTTGGCTTACCTCCAGGTGTTGCCAAAGGTGAATAG
- a CDS encoding DUF2986 domain-containing protein: MNRKKKINETLKGKAKKANAKLHSSNKPKYISKAERARIAEAEKDGLTI, encoded by the coding sequence ATGAATAGAAAGAAGAAGATCAATGAAACATTGAAGGGTAAGGCTAAAAAAGCTAATGCCAAACTTCATTCGAGTAATAAACCTAAATATATCTCTAAAGCTGAACGTGCACGTATCGCGGAGGCCGAGAAAGATGGTCTCACAATTTGA
- a CDS encoding response regulator transcription factor, with protein MKILLVEDDATTIEYVVKGFTEQGHNIETASDGHQGLLLATSMKYDLILLDRMLPQLDGLKLLAALRATGSQTPVLILSALSHVDERVKGLRAGGDDYMTKPFAFSELLVRAEKLMQRGLSQPAETGLTVGNLVMELLTRKVTLDGNELMLQPKEFQLLKYLMEHPNQVISRTLLFEAVWDYHFDPRTNVIDVHIAKLRRKFEELGFGELIETVRGAGYRLRQGN; from the coding sequence ATGAAGATATTACTCGTAGAAGATGACGCAACCACTATCGAATATGTGGTTAAAGGATTTACCGAACAGGGTCACAATATTGAGACGGCTTCAGATGGTCACCAGGGGTTACTGCTTGCTACAAGCATGAAGTATGATCTGATCTTGCTTGACCGTATGCTGCCACAGCTCGATGGTCTTAAGCTGTTGGCGGCATTGAGAGCCACAGGGAGCCAGACTCCGGTATTGATCTTGTCGGCTTTAAGCCATGTGGATGAGCGGGTAAAAGGCCTGCGCGCTGGTGGCGATGATTATATGACTAAGCCTTTTGCTTTTTCTGAGCTATTGGTTAGAGCCGAAAAATTGATGCAGCGTGGTTTATCACAACCAGCCGAAACTGGATTAACCGTAGGTAATCTGGTGATGGAGCTGTTGACTCGCAAAGTGACCTTAGATGGGAACGAGTTGATGCTGCAGCCAAAAGAGTTTCAGTTATTAAAGTATTTGATGGAACACCCGAATCAAGTGATTAGCCGTACCTTGCTGTTTGAAGCTGTGTGGGATTACCACTTCGATCCTCGTACTAATGTGATTGATGTTCATATTGCAAAACTTAGACGTAAATTCGAAGAGCTAGGTTTTGGCGAGTTGATTGAAACAGTCAGGGGTGCTGGCTATCGTCTCCGTCAAGGGAATTAA
- the gltS gene encoding sodium/glutamate symporter: MNTVYSIGELESFLVAILVLFIGHSINRHVPFFRKYNIPEPIVGGLIVAAIITILHFNNITLAFTLSMQKTLMLMFFSTVGLAANYKLLLKGGSKVFLFLGIASLFILIQNAVGVSMATALGLEPLMGLIAGSITLSGGHGTGVAWAHTFQENYGINTLEFAMAAATFGLVMGGIIGGPVAQRLINKNNLVSSYGVGGNHHKDHPDLVTYDQLEEDRVTAKSILEVMFILLLCVSGAKWVATLISSSGISWLKMPEFVYALFIGVVITNITELSHGYKIKSESVDVLGTVSLSLFLAMALMNLKLWEIFDLALPLLAILLVQTVTLALFAYFITFRLMGRNYDAAVMAGGHCGFGMGATPTAVMNMGALVSRTGPSPQAFMVVPIVGAFFIDIVNAIILQGYLSFIG, from the coding sequence ATGAACACAGTTTATTCAATTGGCGAGCTTGAGTCGTTTTTAGTCGCAATTTTAGTGCTCTTTATTGGGCACTCTATTAATCGTCATGTGCCTTTTTTCAGAAAGTATAATATTCCTGAGCCCATCGTTGGTGGTTTGATTGTCGCGGCTATTATCACCATTTTGCATTTCAACAATATTACCCTCGCGTTTACTCTTTCGATGCAGAAAACATTAATGTTGATGTTTTTCAGTACCGTAGGTTTGGCCGCAAACTATAAGTTGTTGCTTAAAGGTGGCTCTAAGGTTTTTCTATTTCTAGGGATCGCGTCTCTGTTTATTCTTATTCAGAATGCTGTCGGTGTCAGTATGGCGACCGCGTTGGGTTTAGAGCCTTTAATGGGGCTGATTGCCGGTTCTATTACGTTGTCCGGTGGCCATGGAACTGGAGTTGCTTGGGCGCATACCTTCCAGGAGAACTATGGGATCAATACCTTAGAGTTCGCAATGGCGGCGGCAACCTTTGGCTTAGTGATGGGCGGGATCATCGGTGGTCCAGTCGCTCAAAGGTTGATCAATAAGAATAATTTGGTCTCCTCTTACGGTGTCGGTGGTAATCACCATAAAGATCATCCAGATCTAGTGACCTATGATCAGTTGGAAGAGGATAGGGTGACAGCCAAAAGCATTTTGGAGGTGATGTTTATTCTGCTTCTGTGTGTATCTGGTGCTAAATGGGTTGCGACGCTTATCTCTAGCTCGGGCATTAGCTGGCTAAAGATGCCTGAATTTGTCTATGCCCTGTTTATCGGGGTGGTGATCACCAATATTACTGAGCTGTCCCATGGTTATAAAATAAAGAGTGAGAGTGTCGATGTACTCGGTACTGTCTCTTTGTCGCTGTTTTTAGCCATGGCTTTGATGAATTTAAAGCTGTGGGAGATATTTGACCTTGCACTGCCTCTATTGGCTATTTTGTTGGTGCAAACAGTAACCTTAGCGTTGTTCGCTTACTTCATCACCTTTAGGTTAATGGGTAGAAACTATGATGCCGCTGTGATGGCGGGTGGCCACTGTGGTTTTGGTATGGGGGCTACACCTACGGCTGTGATGAACATGGGAGCACTTGTTTCGAGGACGGGCCCATCGCCTCAGGCCTTTATGGTTGTGCCAATTGTGGGCGCCTTCTTTATCGATATCGTTAACGCCATTATCTTGCAGGGTTACCTCAGTTTTATTGGCTAA
- the gltS gene encoding sodium/glutamate symporter, which yields MSTVYSIGELESFLVAILVLFIGHTINRHVPLFKKYNIPEPIVGGLIVAAVITILHFNQISIRFTLSMQNTLMLMFFSTVGLAASYKLLLKGGTKVFMFLGVTSLFILVQNAVGVSMATALGLEPFMGLIAGSITLSGGHGTGAAWAQTFYEDYGVNTLEFAMAAATFGLVMGGIIGGPVAQRLINKNNLVSSYGVGGNHHKDHPELVTYDQLEEDRVTAKSILEVLFILLLCVAGAKWIGTLISYLDISWLKMPEFVYALFLGVVIANITELSHGYKIKSESVDVLGTVSLSLFLSMALMNLKLWEIFDLALPLLAILLVQTLTLALFAYFITFRFMGSNYDAAVMVGGHCGFGMGATPTAVMNMGALVSRTGPSPQAFMVVPIVGAFFIDIVNAIILKGYLSFIG from the coding sequence ATGAGTACTGTTTATTCAATTGGTGAACTTGAGTCGTTTTTAGTGGCGATTTTGGTTCTGTTTATCGGGCATACGATTAATCGTCACGTGCCGTTATTTAAAAAATATAATATCCCAGAGCCTATTGTCGGCGGTCTTATCGTCGCCGCAGTGATCACTATACTGCACTTCAATCAGATCTCTATTCGCTTTACCCTCTCGATGCAGAACACCTTGATGTTGATGTTTTTCAGCACTGTGGGTCTTGCTGCCAGCTATAAGTTGCTTCTCAAAGGCGGCACTAAGGTGTTTATGTTTTTGGGGGTCACCTCTCTGTTTATTCTTGTTCAAAATGCCGTGGGGGTCAGCATGGCAACGGCGTTAGGTCTAGAGCCTTTTATGGGGCTGATTGCCGGCTCCATCACACTCTCCGGAGGTCATGGAACAGGGGCGGCTTGGGCGCAAACCTTCTATGAAGACTATGGCGTCAATACGCTTGAGTTTGCCATGGCCGCTGCAACATTTGGTTTGGTTATGGGGGGAATCATCGGTGGGCCAGTAGCCCAGAGGTTAATCAATAAGAATAACTTAGTCTCCTCATATGGGGTGGGGGGCAACCACCATAAAGATCATCCTGAATTGGTAACCTATGATCAACTGGAGGAGGATAGGGTTACGGCTAAGAGTATTCTTGAGGTGCTGTTTATTCTTCTGTTATGTGTCGCAGGAGCCAAATGGATAGGAACGCTTATCTCCTATCTGGATATCAGTTGGCTGAAGATGCCTGAATTTGTCTATGCACTTTTTCTCGGTGTGGTGATTGCGAATATTACAGAGCTTTCCCATGGCTATAAGATCAAGAGTGAGAGTGTTGATGTATTGGGTACAGTCTCTTTGTCACTGTTTTTGTCCATGGCCTTGATGAATCTTAAGCTGTGGGAGATATTCGATCTTGCCCTGCCTCTGCTCGCTATCTTGTTGGTGCAAACACTGACGCTAGCGCTGTTTGCTTACTTCATTACCTTTAGATTTATGGGAAGTAACTATGATGCTGCTGTGATGGTCGGAGGCCACTGTGGCTTCGGTATGGGAGCAACGCCTACAGCGGTGATGAACATGGGCGCGCTCGTCTCCAGAACTGGCCCTTCGCCTCAAGCCTTTATGGTGGTGCCTATTGTGGGGGCTTTCTTTATCGATATCGTCAATGCCATTATTTTGAAAGGCTACCTCAGCTTTATCGGCTAA
- a CDS encoding YqaE/Pmp3 family membrane protein translates to MDTNKLLLVVIAILLPPVAVFLKSGVGKDLLINIILCLLFFIPGLLHALWVVTK, encoded by the coding sequence ATGGACACCAATAAGCTGTTACTTGTTGTGATCGCCATCTTGTTACCACCTGTGGCTGTATTTTTAAAATCAGGTGTGGGTAAAGATCTTTTGATCAATATCATCCTATGTCTATTATTCTTCATCCCAGGTTTGCTACATGCGCTTTGGGTTGTGACTAAGTAA
- a CDS encoding sensor histidine kinase — translation MYRQLMNEQELQTNQHLAAEKARYQQMALTLDKRSFAVQVKAADPKTALVVWRSSLDLVGALSLIPDDMPMLPKTREFPILTAGPDKLHILTGGLVMTRYGPVLIATRTDQLATLIDRFVNAAITALMLTIVLTLALGYLFSKAILRRLVQYNRLSRLIEKGEYSTRLPVSWRQDEFDMLAGKFNRVLDTLENNLLAVRGATDNIAHDLRTPLSHLRIGLEQLPDKTAQELPEACAILTEKLDHCLATFDAMLSLTRIEEGQQTLELQDFNLKVLCEDLYEMAEVMAESNEQTLSLTTSDDVEMTGDKFLLFQALFNLVDNAIKYAGEGAQIEIVQQGSEIQIRDNGPGIPDSEKERVFERLVRLDPSRHNQGTGLGLSLVKAIFARHNAQVKLMDNEPGLIVSITF, via the coding sequence ATGTATCGTCAGCTGATGAATGAACAAGAGCTACAAACCAATCAACATTTGGCAGCAGAGAAGGCGCGTTATCAACAGATGGCGCTGACCTTAGATAAGCGCAGCTTTGCTGTGCAGGTTAAGGCTGCCGATCCTAAAACTGCTTTGGTCGTGTGGCGTAGCTCGTTAGATCTCGTGGGAGCGTTAAGTTTGATCCCCGATGATATGCCCATGCTGCCCAAAACCCGAGAGTTCCCCATCTTAACAGCGGGCCCCGATAAACTGCATATTTTAACGGGTGGTTTAGTGATGACCCGTTATGGCCCAGTGCTTATTGCTACCCGAACGGATCAGCTTGCGACCTTGATTGATCGCTTCGTGAACGCCGCGATCACTGCATTGATGCTGACTATCGTACTTACACTAGCCCTAGGTTATCTATTCTCTAAAGCGATATTACGCCGTTTAGTGCAGTACAACCGTCTGAGTCGTTTGATTGAGAAGGGGGAATACTCCACGCGCCTGCCGGTGAGTTGGCGTCAAGATGAGTTTGATATGTTGGCGGGTAAGTTTAATCGGGTGCTCGATACCTTAGAGAATAACTTGCTGGCTGTTCGAGGAGCGACCGATAATATTGCCCACGATTTACGAACCCCATTATCACATCTAAGAATAGGCTTAGAGCAGTTGCCAGATAAAACTGCGCAAGAATTACCAGAAGCGTGCGCCATTTTGACTGAGAAGTTAGATCACTGTTTAGCCACGTTTGATGCCATGCTCTCATTGACCCGTATCGAAGAGGGGCAACAAACATTGGAGTTGCAGGACTTTAATCTTAAGGTTTTGTGTGAAGATCTCTATGAGATGGCTGAGGTGATGGCGGAGAGTAATGAGCAGACATTGAGCTTAACCACTTCTGATGATGTTGAGATGACTGGGGACAAGTTTCTGTTGTTTCAGGCACTATTTAATCTGGTCGATAATGCGATTAAGTATGCTGGCGAAGGTGCTCAAATTGAGATTGTTCAGCAGGGAAGTGAGATCCAGATCCGTGATAATGGCCCTGGTATCCCAGATAGTGAGAAGGAGCGAGTGTTCGAGCGTTTGGTGAGATTAGATCCCAGTCGTCATAACCAGGGTACAGGCTTAGGCTTATCTTTGGTGAAGGCAATTTTTGCTCGCCACAATGCGCAAGTTAAGCTGATGGATAACGAGCCTGGCTTGATTGTTAGTATCACTTTTTAA